One Candidatus Hinthialibacter antarcticus genomic window, AAAGACCGCTATGTTGGTAAGGGCGTCCAAAAAGCAATCAAAAATGTAAACGAAAAAATTGCTCCTGCTTTGGCGGGCATGGATGTGCTCTCCCAGCGCGATGTTGACGGCAAAATGTTGGACTTGGATGGCACCAAAAATAAATCCAAACTCGGCGCCAACGCAATTTTAGGCGTCTCTTTGGCGACTGCCCGCGCCGCTGCGAATTTATTGGGCGTTCCTCTTTACCGTTACTTGGGCGGCGCCAACGCTCACATGCTTCCCGTGCCGATGATGAATATCCTCAATGGCGGCGAACATGCTGACAACAACCTCGATATCCAAGAGTGCATGATTATCCCTCACGGCGCAGAAACCTTTTCTGAAGCTTTACGTATGGGCGCCGAAGTTTTTCATACATTGAAAAAAGTTCTCGCCGACGAAGGCAAAAACACTGCGGTCGGCGATGAAGGCGGTTTTGCACCTGATGTGAAATCCAATGAAGAAGGTCTTTCCGTCATTATCAAGGCGATTGAGAAGGCCGGTTACAAACCTGGAGAACAAATTTCGCTCGCGCTAGATGTTGCCTCAGCGGAATTTTACGATAAGAAAAAGAAAAAATACATTTTGGGCGCCGAGAAGGACCCCGAAAAATCCGCTGCTGATTTGGTTGATTTTTATGCGGCGCTAGTCAAAAAATATCCTGTCATCTCAATTGAAGACGGCATGGACCAGGATGACTGGAAGGGTTGGGCGCTTCTCACCGAAAAATTGGGCGACAAAATCCAGTTGGTCGGCGATGATTTGTTTGTTACGAACCGTGAACGCCTCGTGATGGGCATTGATGATAATATTGCTAACTCGATCTTGATTAAACTAAATCAAATCGGCTCATTGACCGAAACCTTAGATGTTATCGAAATTGCCAAGAAAGCCAAGTATACCAATGTGATTTCGCACCGTAGCGGCGAAACTGAAGATACAACCATTGCTGATCTCGCCGTTGCAACCAACGCGGGGCAGATTAAGACGGGGTCGCTTTGCCGTACAGACCGTGTTTGCAAATATAACCAATTGTTGCGAATCGAAGAAGAACTCGGCCAACGCAGTTATTACCCGGGTAAGTCGATCTTTAAGCGGTGAAAGTGTCATGCTTCAGTGGCTGAAAGCCTTTATTCATGACCCTGTTTCTTGGGGGCTGGCGGCAGCGCTTCTTTTTACATTGGCAGTCTGTGTGTCAACCTTGATTAATCGTTATGATCGTGTTGATGTCCTTAGGCTTAGGCTCTATCAACTCGAATACGACTTATCTGTTCTTAGTGTAGAAAAACAGCAGAAGACTCAGTGGCTGGGTCGCTTGGAGGGTGATCCGGCCTCCTGGGAGCAAGTCGCCAGAGAAAAGATGAATTATTTAGGTTCGGATGAGGTTTTAATCAATTTTACGCCTCAAAACGAACCAAGATAACGTCGCTTGTTTTTGATGACTACGTTTGTACTGAATGGCGGTTCTCAACTTAGGGTATTCCAAGAGGTTGTATAACTGCTTTTTGATAAAAAACTTAGAAATTTCCTTGACAAGACAAGAGGTATAGGTTAACGTAGCTTCGGCTTATAAGGCTTGTTCTATCAGATATAAAGCGATTGGCGCGGGGTGGAGCAGTGGTAGCTCGTCGGGCTCATAACCCGGAGGTCATGGGTTCGAATCCCATCCCCGCAATTATTGATAAATTTCGCGAGGCTTGGCGAAGAGCGCCGTTTTTAACTCGCGAATGGCAGAATCGTACATAGACGAAGCCAACTGTTTTGAGCAGACCGGGAGACGAACCGCGTGACCAAGAAAGAGATCATTGAACTTGTCGCGGAACGAACGAAGTTAAACAAGAACCTGACGAAGGCGATTGTTGAGTGCGTTCTTGATGTGTTTATCGAGATTTTGGCCAACGAAAAACGCATCGAAGTTCGTAACTTTGGCGTGTTTAAGGTAAAGCGGACTCCTGCTCGCGTTGGTCGTAATCCGGTAACAAAAGAAACGGCTGACGTGCCGGCCCGTAACATTGTGCAGTTCAAGGCAGGCAAGTACATGAAAGAATTGGTTGCGGATGGCAAGTCTGAAACGGAACTCTCAACGCCTGAAAGCGCACCGCAGCAGCAAACACTGTTATGAGCGAACAAGAAGCAAGCGCCCCGGAATGGGGCGATATTGGCGTATCGAACGAAGTCTTTGAAAATATAGCCGCAATCTGCGCCCGGAAAATATCAGGCGTAGCAGGAATTGAAAATACAGAAGGTCTAGTCGATAGCCTCTCAAAAGTTTGGGGGCGCGGAGACGGCGCAAAAGGCGTTAAGGTCTCCACCGACGAAGAAGAAGTCGCAATTGATTTGACCGTTCTTGTTGAAGAAGGCTACCCCATCCCTCAGGTGGCGGAGTCGGTGCAAAAAGAAGTGAAAAGTATGGTTGAGGATATGACAGGGCAATCGGTTCACAGCGTCAACATCCTCATCGCCGATTTACAAACTGCCGCAGCCGAAACAGAGTTAATACCGCCTCTGTAAGTTTGCTGGGAGTGAATGTGTAACAAACGGATATCGTAAACAAGTGAGTCATAATGACTTGCTTAAGATAGATTAAAAAACTGGAACCTTCGAGAACCGTCTAAACAGGGCGGCGCAGATAGAGGAGGATGCATGATGTTCAAATCGAAAGGGCTGTTGTCTTTGGTCAAAGCACTGGCTGTAATGCTTCTGGTCGTGGCCCTACCCACCGCCGCTTTGGCGCAAGACGCATCGCAGGCTCGTGTCAAAGTCAACAGTGGAGCAAGCGGCTTCGAGGATCTGCTATTGGTCAAAGACGGTGACGTAGTAACGGTCATTGGTTTGACGGAATCAGTGCCTCCTCAAAGCACAGTTTTAATCGAAGCAGGCGGACAATCGTTCACCAAAAACGCTTCGGTGTATGGTCAGTTTCCGATTCAAGATGCGACTCCGGTTGCGTTTGACACGGCGACGACCGGGCTTGTTGCTTCAATCACGGCAACGCGGTTAAATGGCTCCGTCATCAATGGGACGTTTTCACTTGACGTTGCGAATGAGCAAGTGTTGGCTGCTCTCGAAGCAAAGACGACGCCAGCAAACAAATTGTTGAACGTGGTAGCAGTCAATCCTGACAACCAAGCATTGGTGGGTCAGATACTGCTGTCTCAAGCGCGTCAGTCTCAAGGTGGCGTTGTCAGCATCGTTGATAAATTCGAAGGTATCCCTGGAAGCGTACCCAATTTCGCGCAGATCGAAATTTACCAAGGTGCGTTTAATGGGACTACGCCTCCTCCACCGGGACGTTTGATTCGGATTACGTTAAACGAAAACCTTCAAATTGATGGTAACGGTGATGCGATTGTCGATGGCAATGGCAATCCGGTGCTGGTAAGCAACGGTTCATTCTTCCCGTTCCTTACAGGTGACATTAATAGCGGTAATGTTGGAACCGGTTCGTTCAGCCCCGTCGTTAGTATGCGGATAACCAGTACGAAAAGTCCTGCTGCTTTCGCACCTTTCTGGGCGCAAGTTACCAATGATACCTCTGTTAGCATCAGCAATATTTCTGTAACCCAAAGCGTAAACGGCGAAAACTCCGCTGTTGTCAACGCCACTGTTGATCCTTACTCGCTCGTTACAGTTTATGCGCAAAATGACGCGACCGGTGCAGTTCTTGCCAGTGGTCGCGCAGCAGCAGACGGCACGATATCGGTCATCGTCCCTCCAGCCTTTATTGGTGGATTTCCGGTCTTGCAAGAAAATGTGTACTTGTTGGTGCAAGACCCATTTGCCAACCAGAGCGCAACCTTGCAAGAAGTGTTGATCGACGATGGAACAGATACTCCAACCATCTCGCAAGTTGCCTCCGTATTTCCTGGCGGGTTTTTGGTCAGTGGTTCGGCTGAAAGCCGCGCTCGCGTCCGTATCTGGGCGGTTGATTCAGTACCAACCGATGTGCCGGATACCGTTGCTTTAGGCAACCTACCTGCGAATGCCTTCTTCTTTACGGGTTTAAGAGCAGGCGCGGACGGTTCATTTTCAATCAAATTGCCTCCAGCAATCAGCCGTGTCGTTTACGTAAATGCGGTTGATGCGTATGGCAACGAAAGCGATTACCGTGTTGTTGACTTGCGAAATGTGGCTCCTGGCGATATTCCAGATATGGGCGGCCCATGGAGACTACAGGTTGATAGCATCACGAATAAATTGCCAGGCGGCGCAAGTTCTAACGATGTCGTCAACGGCTCACTCTTCATAGTCGCAGACGATGGTTCTGAATCTTTAACGGATGGAACCATTGATTTCATTATCAGCGGAGCAACTGTGACAGCAAACGTGATTGTGACAGCCTTCTTGAATGCTGACGCCAATCCCGAATCTCCTTTCCCATTCACCAATGAACTGTCGTCGGCACAGGCGGGTTCTGCTGGAACGTTTGCTATTAATGTTCCAAACTTTGACCCAATTGATGGCGAGTTTGTGCAGGAATTTTTCTTAGTCGCGCTTGCGGTTCTTCCTGACCAAACCGTTGCCGTCCTCGCTTTTGATCGAATCGTTGAATCCGACGGCTTTGATCGCACTGGCCCACGCATCGTTCTTGCGCCTATTGCTGATGATGTTGAATTGGTGCAGCGCGGTAAGGGCAGCGACGACATCATGAACATCCGTCGCATCTATGTTTCTAATTTGCCAGCAGACGCTCTTCCGTTCATTGTTGTGTTGGCGGACGAAAATGATGACCTCTCGATCGACGTACATGACCCAGGCTTAAGCATTGTCGATGTCAAACCACTGAACCAAGTTCTATACCAACAGTACCTGGGTGGCCTTATGGCTCCGCTTCCAGGCGCTAATGGGTTGAACTTAGGTGAAAACTACTGGAACCCGGCAGCGGGCGCTTCAGTTGGACGCTCTGTTGTCTTCATCAGTTTAGTTGACGCCTTTGGTAATTTCAGCAGCAACCCGATTGCTGTTGAACTTGATGTCGAAACGTCTGATCCTGATCTTTCAGTCATCACCGGTTCGGGCACAGTGGTTCAAGGCAACACAGGAGCAGTTGAAGAAAACGCTTATGTTACGTTGTATGAAAACGCTGACAAAAGCGGCGTGATTGCTTCAACGCAAGCAAATGGAATTGGAGCCTTCTACTTTGGCGGATTGCAACTGATGAAAAAGCAAGTCTATGTTGCAGTGACCGACGCCGCAGGCAACGACAGCAACGCAATTAAAGTCAAAATTGCCAATCCCGTTATGGAACCGCAGTTTGTGATTCTTGACGGTTTCGGCCTGATGCAAACTCCTGACGGCGCTTTCTCAAGTAACATTTCTACCAGCGATTCCGTTCGCGCAATGGCTGGCGTTGAAGACGTCACCGGCGCACAACTGGAAAGCGGAACGCCGCTGTATGTCTTAAATGACGATGGCGTCATTGTTAAGATTGGCTCGAATGGCGATGCGCCTCTCCCCAGTGAATCTTTCGAAGCGCCTGGTCGCTTCGCGCAAGACATTGAAGTTGTTTCCTACAGTCCATTTGCTGGATATGTCTTGATGGGTAATGGCGTAATTGTTCCCTTTGGTGATGTTCCGTTCCTCGGCGACATGGTTACTTTGGATCCACAAGGCACAAAACGCCTTCGTCTCCCGGGTTCACAAGTCATGTTTGATGATGCCAATGGAAACAATGAATATGACACCGAAGACGCAAACGGAAATGGACAACTGGATCAAATTTCGATTCCGAATCCTCCGTTCATCATCACAGAAGATATCAATGGTAATGGACAACTTGACCAAGAGGCCGTAATTGATCCGGCAAACTTGGGACAAGGGTTCTTCATCGACATCGCTCGTGATCTCGAACTGGTACAGAATCCAGACGGCACAGTCGTTGGCTACGTAGTTCTTGATGGAAACGGCGTGTTGTGGACATTTGGTTCTGGTTATGGCGAAGCGGTCATCAACGATATTACATTTACCAATGGCTTCTCGCCGGATGATATTTTCCGTGATCTAGAATTGATCGTCCAAACCGATGGCGATTCTACTCAGTTGGTTGACTTTGTAACCATGAATGGCTTTGGCCAAGTGTTTGGCGCTCCAGGCGGATTGTTAGGCGCAGGGCCTTCTGATGATGTTGAAAACCGGGGCAATCTGTCAGGGAAACTTGGCGCTCCAGGCTTTAACTTCGATATCGCCCGCGACTTACGCATCAGCCCCGCTGATGTGAATGGCGACGGTTCAGTCGATTGGAAAGACGGTTTCTACATTCTTGATGGTTATGGCGGAATTCATTCATTGGGCGGCGCTACAGCGATCACAGAGTCACCGTTCCTCGGTTGGGATATCGCGCGTGATTTGGAATTCGTAACACAATCATTGCGCTAGTACGTATTAAATAGAGTTGTTAAAGCGGGCAGGATTTTTCCTGCCCGCTTTTTTTATTATTTGTTGTTTACTAACTCTTTCTATGATGCTAATATCTTACAGTTAATGTAATTATTCTTTTCTATTGGGTTTGAGGGGCTTTGCGCGCAATGCGGTAAGCGGTTGTAAAAAGCGCTATCCCTCAGCAAAACAGATTTATATTATTCGCCTATAAAGAGCCGAAGTGCGCCTATTTACCTATTCATTTGGCTGATTGAGCGAGGGATATGAAAAACCGGTTATTGGTCTCGTTATCCGCCGCTTTTGGCGTAGCGATTTTATTGTTTATTGTCACCGTTATCTTTTTAATGGTGGTTCGTGAACAGCGCGTCCAAGACCTCGCCAGTCATTCATCTCACATTGCGCAGATGGTTGGCGAAAACTCCTCGATACGAACTTATATCCAAGACCAGCCTCAAGCCCCGACACTTGAAACCGTTGAAGAGGAACTTCTCAACCTAATTCAGGGTGATCCATTTATTGAAGAACTTTCCATTTTTGATCCATTTGGAAAAATGCAAACAAGAGTCGCTCGTACGAGAGAAGAACCGTCTCCCAATCCCGTCAGACGCGCATCTCCCTCCTTGCATGAAATCCTCACGACGGGCCAGCCGACATTAGAAGAAAGCGGTGAATACTTCATTCCGCTTGACTATCAGAATGACCGCTGGGGTGTGTTACGCGTTCGATGGCAGCCAGAAGCAACAGAGATGTATTTCAATCGTCTGAAGAACGGCGCTTATTACATGGTGATTGGTTTCTTTGTTTTTGTTGCGTTATTCGTGTTCTGGTTATTGCGAATTACGTACGAAAAAGAACACATGCGAATGGCGGCGGAACTTCGAATTGCTTCGTCTGGAAATTCGAACTATCAATTAGAACCCCAGTCCTATTCATCCATTATGGCGGAAATCAGCGCCTATATAAATCGCCTCCAGCGAGGCCATGAAGAAGCGCGTTCTAAGTCGCATGTTTTGGATGATGCATTGCGCCAGGCGGAGCGAGGCTGTGCGGATTCACGAAAATCGCTAGAAATACACTCTCAATCAATGGAATCAATGCGAAAAGAAATGCGGGAAGGGCTGAACACCATTCTTGAACTTTCTTGGAGCGCCGTTTTAATCATCGACCACAATTTCCGCCTTCATTATATTAACCCATCTGCTGAACGCTTGTTGCGTTTAGTTCAGCGCGATAAAGAAGTAATTGATGATGAGCGCCTTCGCAGGTGCCTTTCGCCTCTAATTACGCAGTCAAAGGCGGAGCGTATTGACGATTTATGCGCTTGGCCTCAACCCGGGCTAGGCCGCTCGCTCTCCTGCCGTATACGTGCGGCCCAGCTGCCTGTCGTGGATTCGTTAAAGTTGTTCATCGTGTTGCTGCGAGAAGAAAGCGGCTATCCGTCAGCGTTGGATTCATCCTACTTCTCCGAGCGCGTATTGCGTGATTTGATTTCACCCCGTGGAACGAGGCTCCCGTGGATTGATTCACGGGACGCGCCGCTTGATGCTGATGTTGAGCGCCGCTTTAAGACCTGCCTACAGCGCATCGTCTTTTTCCATGATTTAGAACGCCGTAAAGTCGAGCCAATGGTGTCCGTCCGTTTTTCACGTTGGTTACGCGAACGTTTTTTAGCGGAAGATTTATTCTCAGAACATCTGAATTTGAATGTTCATGCGGCGGATGCTGATATTAGTCTTTGCATCCCAGAAAAATCGACAGCTGAGTTAATTGATTGTCTAATAATTTTGATTGGGCAATTGGCTGATTATGATAAACATAGTGAGAATAAGCCGATTGATATGTACGCGTCATCCGATTCGCAGGGGCAGCCGGTTTTAACGTTATCAATCATTTGCGGCTCAAGAAAACGCGCACAGTGGATGCAAGACGTCTTGGATGAACAATGCGACCTCTTGCAGGAAAGCGCCCTGGATGACTATACATTAGACCGCCTGGAACGGGATGTCTGTTATTGTATCTATCGTTGCGCTAAAGATATATTGCGCGTAAAAGTGGAGACGGTCTATTCCGAAAATAAGCATATTGCGAGCATACACGTGTTATTTCCACGGATTCAAGGCCAGCCCCGGGTTGAAGTTGATTCAACGACAGGCACAGCCGAAAGCGTCGACCAATTGATGCGAACCTATTTTCGTCCATCTTAATCTATAAATAAATAGCCGTCGCCATCATTTTTGATTGTCTCGCCGTTGCCCTAAGTGTAAGTTTTTCTTGGAAAAAGAAGAAATTGACTTGATTCATTTCAATGGTTGGGTTATAGTTTTTTTGACAATCATCCATTTTATATGCGCCTGAACAGGTTCCGATAAAGCATTCGTCGGGTATATGACGGACAGAGGCCGTGTTATGACTTCGACCAAAAAAGACATTGTCAAAGAAGTGGCTTCACGGACCGGGTTTGATATTTCGAGCGTCAAAAATATCGTTCAAACCATGTTCGACGCTATGTGCGTTGGTTTGGCTCGTGATGGAAATATCGAAATACGAAACTTTGGCATATTCAAAGTCAAAAGTACGCCAGCGCGTAAAGCGCGCAATCCAAAAACCAGTGAAATCATCACTGTCCCAGCGAAAAAGCACATCAGCTTTAAGCCAGGGCAAGAGATGAAAAAGAAAATTAACGACGA contains:
- the eno gene encoding phosphopyruvate hydratase, yielding MSNTESIISVHAREILDSRGNPTVEVDVELECGVVGRAAVPSGASTGIHEALEMRDKVKDRYVGKGVQKAIKNVNEKIAPALAGMDVLSQRDVDGKMLDLDGTKNKSKLGANAILGVSLATARAAANLLGVPLYRYLGGANAHMLPVPMMNILNGGEHADNNLDIQECMIIPHGAETFSEALRMGAEVFHTLKKVLADEGKNTAVGDEGGFAPDVKSNEEGLSVIIKAIEKAGYKPGEQISLALDVASAEFYDKKKKKYILGAEKDPEKSAADLVDFYAALVKKYPVISIEDGMDQDDWKGWALLTEKLGDKIQLVGDDLFVTNRERLVMGIDDNIANSILIKLNQIGSLTETLDVIEIAKKAKYTNVISHRSGETEDTTIADLAVATNAGQIKTGSLCRTDRVCKYNQLLRIEEELGQRSYYPGKSIFKR
- a CDS encoding HU family DNA-binding protein codes for the protein MTKKEIIELVAERTKLNKNLTKAIVECVLDVFIEILANEKRIEVRNFGVFKVKRTPARVGRNPVTKETADVPARNIVQFKAGKYMKELVADGKSETELSTPESAPQQQTLL
- a CDS encoding Asp23/Gls24 family envelope stress response protein; translation: MSEQEASAPEWGDIGVSNEVFENIAAICARKISGVAGIENTEGLVDSLSKVWGRGDGAKGVKVSTDEEEVAIDLTVLVEEGYPIPQVAESVQKEVKSMVEDMTGQSVHSVNILIADLQTAAAETELIPPL
- a CDS encoding HU family DNA-binding protein codes for the protein MTSTKKDIVKEVASRTGFDISSVKNIVQTMFDAMCVGLARDGNIEIRNFGIFKVKSTPARKARNPKTSEIITVPAKKHISFKPGQEMKKKINDEPAESTES